A region from the Cryptosporangium arvum DSM 44712 genome encodes:
- a CDS encoding fumarylacetoacetate hydrolase family protein, with protein MNWPPTAALPADADAATLVGRVWRPGLGPSVVAVRGGELVDVTGAFPTVRELTESPDPATALADAPGEPLGPLAEILANTPPETRDATRPHLLAPVDLHVVKAAGVTFAASMLERVIEERVRGDAGAAADARADIHALIGTTTPRPGSPEAAKLREVLVAEGRWSQYLEVGLGPDAEIFTKAPVLAAVGTAVDAGVRRDSTWNNPEPEVVIVVSSAGAVVGATLGNDVNLRDVEGRSALLLPQAKDNNASAALGPFLRLFDAGFGLDDVRVATVTLTVDGEDGYHLDGESSMAEISRDPAELAAQLMRSHCYPDGAVLYLGTMFAPTADRHTPGLGFTHDEGDVVTVASPRLGTLTNRIRPADACEPWTFGLADLMRSLRERYVREAPEERS; from the coding sequence ATGAACTGGCCTCCCACGGCCGCACTGCCCGCCGACGCCGACGCGGCCACGCTGGTCGGGCGGGTGTGGCGGCCGGGCCTCGGTCCGTCCGTCGTGGCCGTCCGCGGCGGGGAGCTGGTCGACGTCACCGGCGCGTTCCCGACCGTCCGGGAGCTCACCGAGAGCCCGGATCCGGCCACGGCGCTGGCCGACGCACCGGGCGAACCTCTCGGCCCGCTCGCGGAGATCCTCGCGAACACCCCGCCGGAGACCCGGGACGCCACCCGGCCGCACCTGCTCGCCCCGGTCGACCTCCACGTCGTCAAGGCCGCCGGCGTCACGTTCGCCGCCTCCATGCTCGAGCGGGTGATCGAGGAACGGGTCCGCGGCGACGCCGGTGCCGCCGCCGACGCCCGTGCCGACATCCACGCGCTCATCGGCACCACCACGCCCCGGCCCGGCTCGCCGGAGGCCGCGAAGCTGCGTGAGGTGCTCGTCGCCGAGGGCCGCTGGAGCCAGTACCTCGAGGTGGGCCTCGGCCCCGACGCCGAGATCTTCACCAAGGCGCCGGTGCTGGCCGCGGTCGGCACCGCCGTCGACGCCGGGGTGCGCCGCGACTCCACCTGGAACAACCCGGAGCCCGAGGTCGTGATCGTCGTCTCGTCGGCCGGCGCGGTCGTCGGCGCCACGTTGGGCAACGACGTCAACCTGCGTGACGTCGAAGGGCGTTCGGCATTGCTGTTGCCGCAGGCCAAGGACAACAACGCCTCGGCGGCGCTCGGCCCGTTCCTGCGTCTGTTCGACGCCGGCTTCGGGCTCGACGACGTCCGCGTCGCGACCGTGACGCTCACCGTCGACGGCGAGGACGGCTACCACCTCGACGGCGAGTCCTCGATGGCCGAGATCAGCCGCGACCCGGCCGAGCTCGCCGCCCAGCTGATGCGCAGCCACTGCTACCCCGACGGCGCCGTGCTGTACCTCGGCACGATGTTCGCGCCCACGGCCGACCGGCACACGCCCGGGCTCGGGTTCACCCACGACGAGGGCGACGTGGTGACGGTCGCGTCGCCCCGGCTGGGCACGCTGACCAACCGCATCCGCCCCGCCGACGCCTGCGAACCGTGGACGTTCGGGCTCGCGGACCTGATGCGGAGCCTGCGAGAGCGATACGTCCGGGAAGCACCTGAGGAGCGTTCATGA
- a CDS encoding aldehyde dehydrogenase (NADP(+)), with protein MSTVEALTSAAAAAAPELDALGRAGRARLLRAAADEIETRRDALIATAARETHLGEARLNGEVTRTAYQLRVFADVLDEGSYLEATIDHAGDTPMGPGPDLRRLLVPLGPVAVFGASNFPLAFSVPGGDTASALAAGCPVVLKAHESHPDTSVSAFEALQAAVAAVGAPAGTVGLVHGREAGAELVTDPRITAVGFTGSLGGGQALRALIETRPEPIPFYGELASLNPLVVTPAAAAARAESIADGLVAAVTGSLGQLCTKPGLIFVPADPGGDALVARMAAALAEVPAGPLLNDRVAEGFATIGTALRSRPGVATAATGTGEGALPALLTVEATHFTADLAEECFGPLALLVRYESEKELVEVLSTLPGSLTGTIHSADGDDLAPLLAVLRPRAGRLLFDAYPTGVLVAWAQTHGGPWPSTNTVHTSVGPTAIRRFLRPLTWQNAPEHVLPEELRDGFRGIPRRVDGVLRIG; from the coding sequence ATGAGCACCGTAGAGGCACTGACGTCGGCGGCCGCGGCGGCGGCGCCCGAGCTGGACGCGCTGGGGCGCGCCGGGCGGGCCCGGCTGTTGCGCGCGGCGGCCGACGAGATCGAGACCCGGCGGGACGCGCTGATCGCGACCGCCGCGCGCGAGACGCACCTGGGCGAGGCGCGGCTCAACGGTGAGGTGACGCGCACCGCGTACCAGCTGCGCGTGTTCGCCGACGTCCTCGACGAGGGCTCCTACCTCGAGGCCACGATCGACCACGCCGGCGACACCCCGATGGGCCCCGGCCCCGACCTGCGCCGCCTCCTGGTGCCGCTCGGCCCGGTCGCGGTGTTCGGGGCCTCGAACTTCCCGCTGGCGTTCTCGGTGCCGGGCGGCGACACGGCCTCGGCGCTCGCGGCCGGGTGCCCGGTCGTCCTGAAGGCCCACGAGTCGCACCCCGACACGTCGGTGTCGGCATTCGAGGCGCTGCAGGCGGCGGTGGCGGCCGTGGGCGCCCCGGCCGGGACCGTCGGGCTGGTCCACGGCCGCGAAGCGGGCGCGGAGCTCGTCACCGACCCGCGGATCACCGCGGTCGGCTTCACCGGCTCGCTCGGCGGTGGGCAGGCCCTCCGCGCGCTGATCGAGACGCGCCCGGAGCCGATCCCGTTCTACGGCGAGCTCGCCAGCCTCAACCCGCTCGTCGTGACCCCGGCCGCGGCCGCGGCCCGCGCCGAGTCGATCGCCGACGGGCTGGTCGCCGCGGTCACCGGCTCGCTCGGCCAGCTCTGCACGAAGCCGGGCCTGATCTTCGTCCCCGCCGACCCGGGAGGCGACGCGCTCGTCGCCCGGATGGCCGCCGCGCTCGCCGAGGTCCCGGCCGGGCCGCTGCTCAACGACCGGGTCGCGGAGGGCTTCGCCACGATCGGCACCGCGCTGCGCTCCCGGCCCGGGGTCGCCACCGCCGCCACCGGAACGGGGGAGGGCGCCCTCCCGGCGCTCCTCACCGTCGAGGCCACGCACTTCACCGCCGACCTGGCCGAGGAGTGCTTCGGCCCGCTCGCGCTGCTCGTGCGCTACGAGTCGGAGAAGGAGCTCGTCGAGGTGCTCTCGACGCTTCCCGGCTCGCTGACCGGCACGATCCACTCGGCCGACGGCGACGACCTGGCCCCGCTGCTGGCCGTGCTGCGGCCGCGCGCCGGGCGCCTGCTGTTCGACGCCTACCCGACCGGCGTCCTGGTCGCCTGGGCGCAGACGCACGGCGGCCCGTGGCCGTCGACGAACACCGTGCACACCTCGGTGGGCCCGACCGCGATCCGCCGTTTCCTGCGTCCGCTGACGTGGCAGAACGCGCCCGAGCACGTGCTGCCGGAGGAACTGCGCGACGGCTTCCGGGGCATTCCGCGCCGGGTGGACGGCGTGTTGCGGATAGGTTGA
- a CDS encoding nuclear transport factor 2 family protein, with the protein MRPPLPPFTAETAATKVQAAEDAWNTRDPERVSLAYTEDSVWRNRDTFLTGRAAIVEFLTAKWERELDYALRKSLWAFAGNRIAVRFQYECRDSSGQWWRSYGNENWEFDEQGLMRRREASINDLRITEDERRIIGPRAPGDESELPLQ; encoded by the coding sequence GTGCGCCCGCCCCTGCCGCCGTTCACCGCCGAGACCGCCGCCACCAAGGTCCAGGCGGCCGAGGACGCCTGGAACACCCGCGATCCCGAGCGGGTGTCCCTCGCTTACACCGAGGACTCGGTCTGGCGGAACCGGGACACGTTCCTCACCGGCCGGGCGGCGATCGTCGAGTTCCTCACCGCGAAATGGGAGCGGGAACTCGACTACGCCCTGCGCAAGTCACTGTGGGCGTTCGCTGGGAACCGGATCGCGGTGCGCTTCCAGTACGAGTGCCGCGACTCCTCGGGGCAGTGGTGGCGCAGCTACGGCAACGAGAACTGGGAATTCGACGAGCAGGGCCTGATGCGCCGCCGCGAGGCGAGCATCAACGACCTGCGCATCACCGAGGACGAGCGGCGCATCATCGGTCCGCGTGCTCCCGGTGACGAGTCCGAACTGCCGTTGCAGTGA
- a CDS encoding tripartite tricarboxylate transporter permease — translation MDDLSSLLDGFAGVVTPLNLLFALLGVTVGTAVGVLPGIGPAMTVALLLPLTYGLEPTQAFIMFAGILYGGMYGGSTTSILLNTPGESSSVVTAIEGNKMAKAGRAAQALATAAIGSFVAGTIGTLLLVLVTPLMVTFAVSLGAPDYLAIMLLGFIAVSAVLGASRIRGFAALLLGLTIGLIGIDRVTGQQRLTLDLAQLADGIDVIVVAVGIFAVGETLWVAAHLRHTIGQVIPVGRPWLGREDWRRSWRPWLRGTGLGFPFGVMPAGGAEIPTYLSYTLEKRLSRHPEEFGRGAIEGVAGPEAANNASAAGTLVPLLALGLPTNATAAVMIAALTSYGIQPGPLLLERESSLVWTLIASLFIGNLMLLVLNLPLAPLWAKLLRVPRPYLYAGILFFASMGAYAVNAQPFDLLLLLVLGLIGFGMRRFGLPVLPLIVGVILGPIAERQGRMALQLSGGDPSGLLGGALSYVIYVTIAVILLWPVLRRLTATAVRTRHREHADR, via the coding sequence ATCGACGATCTGAGCAGCCTGCTCGACGGATTCGCCGGCGTCGTGACGCCGCTGAACCTGCTGTTCGCGCTCCTGGGCGTGACGGTGGGCACCGCGGTCGGCGTCCTGCCCGGCATCGGACCGGCCATGACGGTCGCGCTCCTGCTCCCGCTGACCTACGGGCTGGAGCCGACACAGGCGTTCATCATGTTCGCCGGCATCCTCTACGGCGGTATGTACGGCGGTTCCACGACGTCGATCCTGCTGAACACGCCGGGCGAGTCGTCGTCGGTGGTCACCGCGATCGAGGGCAACAAGATGGCCAAGGCCGGCCGCGCGGCCCAGGCCCTGGCCACCGCGGCGATCGGCTCGTTCGTCGCGGGCACGATCGGCACGCTGCTGCTGGTGCTGGTGACCCCGCTGATGGTCACGTTCGCGGTCAGCCTCGGCGCGCCCGACTACCTGGCGATCATGCTGCTGGGCTTCATCGCGGTCAGCGCGGTGCTCGGCGCGTCCCGGATCCGGGGCTTCGCCGCGCTGCTGCTCGGCCTCACGATCGGGCTGATCGGGATCGACCGGGTCACCGGGCAGCAGCGGCTGACGCTCGACCTGGCGCAGCTGGCCGACGGCATCGACGTCATCGTCGTCGCCGTCGGTATCTTCGCGGTCGGCGAGACGCTCTGGGTGGCCGCGCACCTGCGTCACACGATCGGGCAGGTCATCCCGGTCGGTCGGCCGTGGCTGGGCCGCGAGGACTGGCGCCGCTCGTGGCGTCCCTGGTTACGCGGCACCGGGCTGGGGTTCCCGTTCGGCGTCATGCCGGCCGGCGGCGCCGAGATCCCGACCTATCTCTCGTACACACTGGAGAAACGGCTCAGCCGGCACCCGGAGGAGTTCGGCCGGGGCGCGATCGAGGGCGTCGCCGGCCCGGAGGCCGCGAACAACGCGTCGGCCGCCGGCACGCTGGTGCCGCTGCTCGCGCTGGGCCTGCCCACCAACGCCACCGCCGCGGTCATGATCGCCGCGCTCACCAGCTACGGCATCCAGCCCGGCCCGCTGCTGCTGGAACGCGAGTCGTCGCTGGTCTGGACGCTGATCGCGAGCCTGTTCATCGGCAACCTGATGCTCCTGGTGCTCAACCTGCCGCTCGCCCCGCTCTGGGCCAAACTGCTGCGCGTGCCCCGCCCGTACCTGTACGCCGGGATCCTGTTCTTCGCCTCGATGGGGGCGTACGCGGTCAACGCCCAGCCGTTCGACCTGCTCCTGCTGCTGGTGCTCGGCCTGATCGGCTTCGGGATGCGCCGGTTCGGGCTGCCGGTCCTGCCGCTCATCGTCGGGGTGATCCTCGGCCCGATCGCCGAACGGCAGGGCCGGATGGCGCTCCAGCTCTCCGGCGGTGACCCGTCCGGTCTGCTCGGCGGCGCGCTGTCGTACGTGATCTACGTGACGATCGCGGTGATCCTGCTCTGGCCGGTGCTGCGACGCCTCACTGCAACGGCAGTTCGGACTCGTCACCGGGAGCACGCGGACCGATGA
- a CDS encoding tripartite tricarboxylate transporter TctB family protein, translated as MSTEPAAPAEPAAPAEERPDRAQYGVCAFLAVVGVLVLIDAARTDPATNSNDPIGPRPVPILIGVLLLIVAVLYAIDVARGGRGEPEGGEDVDPGSPIDWRTVVLVLAAFALNAVLIEPLGWVISGSLLFWGTAFALGARRHLVSLAVAVTLALATFYGFAIGLGVALPAGILQGIL; from the coding sequence GTGAGCACGGAGCCCGCGGCGCCCGCCGAGCCCGCGGCGCCGGCCGAGGAACGGCCCGACCGCGCCCAGTACGGGGTGTGCGCCTTCCTCGCCGTCGTCGGCGTCCTCGTGCTGATCGACGCCGCACGCACCGATCCGGCGACGAACAGCAACGACCCGATCGGGCCCCGGCCGGTGCCGATCCTGATCGGAGTGCTGCTGCTGATCGTCGCCGTGCTCTACGCGATCGACGTGGCCCGCGGCGGCCGGGGCGAGCCGGAGGGCGGCGAGGACGTCGACCCGGGCTCGCCCATCGACTGGCGGACGGTCGTGCTGGTGCTCGCCGCGTTCGCTCTCAACGCCGTGCTGATCGAACCGCTGGGCTGGGTGATCAGCGGCTCCCTGCTGTTCTGGGGCACCGCGTTCGCTCTCGGCGCGCGCCGGCACCTGGTGTCGCTGGCGGTCGCGGTCACGCTCGCGCTGGCCACGTTCTACGGGTTCGCGATCGGGCTGGGCGTCGCCCTGCCCGCCGGGATACTGCAGGGAATCCTGTGA